Genomic DNA from Novipirellula galeiformis:
ATCCAATTGAACCAGCTGCAAACGACCCGGTTCCTCTTTCTAGCCTTTCGGTTGTTTGGGGGCCAAGTCGCATTCGAATAAAGCAGGCCGAAGCTAGGCTGAAACATAGGGGCAAAAGATGCCATGCTCAAGTCGCGATGGTCATTCTCTCAACTGGCCGTCTCTCCAATCTTTTCAGCCCGTGTTTTATTCCGATCGACTGCGAACGGAGGGGAATGACGGCTCGATGCAATGTTTTGAAAAACAAAGGAAGCGGGAGAGATGCATTTTATCGAATCTGCCCTAGGCGGCTCCGTTCGCCGCTTTGCCTTCGGTAAAGATAGGCGAAGACTTAGCCTATTCACGGTTGCCGCAATAGCGGCGACAGCATATAAGCCCGTGTGCAAGCATGGAGGGACCTTTGCGCCTGCACGCGCCCCAATCGATTAGAAAATGGCAGGTTCGAAAATAGGCAGCCATGCCATCCACACTGCCGTTATCGGTCCCCCATTTTCTAACCTTCGATTTTTTAACCTATCGTTCAAGAGTTTTAACAATTAATGGGACATCCCCCTAACCGATCCCGTCTCTTGGCGATTGCCGAAAGTCGCTGCGAGTGATTCCCAAATTCTGATCCCGTCACGTTGGGCTTAATTGGCTTTTTTGAGGAAGTTGGCGACCAGCACGATCTGGGTTCCGTTGACGCGGCCTTCGATGTGCTCGGGATTCGAAGTCAACGAGATGTTCTTCACCATCGTGCCTCGCTTCGCAGTGAATCCGGCCCCTTTGACTACCAAGTCTTTGATCAGGGTGACGTTGTCACCGTCCAGCAGTGGAGTGCCGTTGCTGTCCAGCGTCGGTGGGTCGGAATCATCATTGTTGGCGATTCCAGCTTCGGCCCACGCTTTCGTTTCGTCGTCCAAGTAGAGCGTCTCAAGCAGTTCTTGCGGCCAGCCTTCGGCGCGTAGTTGATAGAGCATTCGGTAAGCCAGCACTTGAATCGCCGGCACTTGGCTCCACATGCTGTCGTTCAAACACCGCCAATGATTCGGATCGACCGATTCAGGATTGTCGAGTTGGCTATGACATTCGCTGCATGTCATGACGCATTTTGCTGCGTCGGCTTCGCTGGCAACATCCACCGGATGAACCACTAGCCCTTCACTGGATCCACATAATTCGCACTTGGATCCCGATCGTTCTTGTAGTTCGTTTTCGACGCTCATCCGTAAATTTCTTTCGTAGGGAGGTTTGTGGTTGTGTAGAGGATAAAACGAGCTTGTCCGCGACACCTCATCGTTCAACTCGCGGGAATGGGGAAAGAATGTTATCACAAACACCCCTTTTTCCATATCAGGGGGGCGGCCTCGTGTCCGACTGAGCCGGAATCCCAGGCGGCTGCGCTAGCCTTTAAACAAACGAACGTTTGGAAAGAAATGGTATCGGAGTCAGCGATTGAGGTCGTTTTTTGCGCAGGTGCAGTTGGTTGTAGCTTTCCGTGTCGAAACGGTGGCATGGCTGTGCCCACCTTTTATTCTTGCTCTCAACCCTAATCGTCTCCGCTTGGTTTAGTCCCTCGCTGACGCTTCGGGTTGTGATCTTTACGGCGTGCATCACTCCGGGTCCGGTGCAAGCGGTTGATTGTTTTGGGGGGCGAGCAGCGAGCAGCGAGCACGTTTGCCACTTGCCTTAGGTCGCGTCGGCCATCGCGGCCAATTGCACCGTTGCCCTGCCCTGCTCTTTTTCTAAGTACGCTCGACCGAATTTCACGTTAACGTGATCCCACGGCAATTTGTCCATCATTTCGTACTTGTCATGGACTTGCCGCTCGACGTCCAGCCCCGCATCTTCAATCGCAGACCACCAACGTTGGGGATCGAGGTATTCCGTCCATCCGTCCATGCGGGCACCACGCTCCCACGCCAAACGGACCACTTTTCCGGTGCGGCGATCGCCTCGGCTCAGCACTCCTTCGAGCAAACTGGTTTCGATATCGTGGCACTTGATATTCACGCTGCGAATCTTGCGACGGTGCCACAAGTACTTGTGAGCCCACTGGAAATACTCGCGTCGCTGCATCCCATTCCACTGGTACGGCGTATGAGCCTTAGGAACAAAGTTGGAAACCGACGCGGTCACGCGCGGGTAGCGGCCTTTGACCTGTTTGCCCACGGTCGCAATCTCTTCGGCTAGGTCGACGATGCCATCCAAATCGACGGGGCGTTCGCCAGGCAATCCGCACATGAAGTACAGCTTCACCGCATCGTAGTTGTTCTCAAACGCAGCACGACAGCCCTCGATCAAATCGCTGTTTTTGATCTTCTTGCGGATCTGTTCCCGCATGTCGTCGCGAGCGACTTCGGGAGCCAGCGTGAGCGAACTGCGACGCTTGTTGCCAATCAATTGAGGCAACGTGCGAAGTTGATCGTTGACTCGCAGACTCGGTACGCTGATGTTCACGCCGAGAGGCAAAAAGACCTCATGCAAACGATGGATCAGCGGTGCAAAGTGAGGATAGTCACTGCTGGAGAGCGAGAGCACGCTGATTTCGTTGTAGCCGGTGTTGCGATAGCTCTCGATCGCAGCATCGACAATGGTATCGACTTCGCGGATTCGCAAAGGACGTTTGATCACGGTGCTTTGACAAAATCGGCAAAGATGGGGACACCCACGCATGATTTCTAGAGCGATGCGGTCGTGCACGCATTCGATGTAGGGCACGATCGGCGCGGTGGGCAGCGGGATGCCGTCGAGATCGCTGATCACGCTCGGCGCGATCGTTGCGGGAACATCGTCTCGGGTGCGAGTGAGCGAGACGATGCGATTGCCATCGTACTCGGGTTGATAGAACCGCGGCACATAGGCGTAGGCC
This window encodes:
- a CDS encoding PhnA domain-containing protein; translated protein: MSVENELQERSGSKCELCGSSEGLVVHPVDVASEADAAKCVMTCSECHSQLDNPESVDPNHWRCLNDSMWSQVPAIQVLAYRMLYQLRAEGWPQELLETLYLDDETKAWAEAGIANNDDSDPPTLDSNGTPLLDGDNVTLIKDLVVKGAGFTAKRGTMVKNISLTSNPEHIEGRVNGTQIVLVANFLKKAN
- a CDS encoding TIGR03960 family B12-binding radical SAM protein: MINHPRRRLLESRVWPHVQTPAQYVGGERNIVVKDHRQLRGRLCLGFPDAYTIGMSHHGLQVLYSLMNRRADWCAERVFTPWPDMEALLRKHEIPLYSLETFTSLADFDVIGLSLQYEISSPNVLTMIDLAGIPLESVDRTMADPLLIAGGPCCQNPEPMADYFDVMIMGDGEPALPEICDLWIELRARYRRDDGTFAEGAEGRSQREEAVAHIAQKLAYAYVPRFYQPEYDGNRIVSLTRTRDDVPATIAPSVISDLDGIPLPTAPIVPYIECVHDRIALEIMRGCPHLCRFCQSTVIKRPLRIREVDTIVDAAIESYRNTGYNEISVLSLSSSDYPHFAPLIHRLHEVFLPLGVNISVPSLRVNDQLRTLPQLIGNKRRSSLTLAPEVARDDMREQIRKKIKNSDLIEGCRAAFENNYDAVKLYFMCGLPGERPVDLDGIVDLAEEIATVGKQVKGRYPRVTASVSNFVPKAHTPYQWNGMQRREYFQWAHKYLWHRRKIRSVNIKCHDIETSLLEGVLSRGDRRTGKVVRLAWERGARMDGWTEYLDPQRWWSAIEDAGLDVERQVHDKYEMMDKLPWDHVNVKFGRAYLEKEQGRATVQLAAMADAT